The Microscilla marina ATCC 23134 genome includes the window TAAATAACGAATTTGGGCTGAAATTTGCTTTTGCAAAACAAAAATGACTTATTTGGGTATACTCAAAACGAGTAATCACTTTAATTAACCTTTTAAAATTAGCCGTAAAATACAGCGTTCCTATGTTATTAGACGATCTGCGAAATTTACGTAAGACGGTAGCTTCAGAGTCTATTCTTTTCTCATACCGGGGCGAAATTACCCAGGAATTGATGGTTTACTTTCTACGCATTGTAGATAAAAAACTGATTGGTTCTAAGGAAAGTCCCCTCATCAGAAGAAGAATACTCAATATTATGATCGAATCGTTGCAAAACGCGGTGAAACATGCCCGCGATTGGTACAACGAAAGCGAAATAGAACCAGAAAACGAAGCCATCTTTTTGCTATCTCGTCGAGATGACAAGTATTTGTTGATCAATGGTAATGCTGTAAAAAACGATGTAAAACCTTTCATAGAGCGTAAAATAGAAAACATCAATAGCTTGAGCAGTGACAAGCAGCGTAAACTGTTTCGTAACATTATCAAGTATGGTGTGTATGGCTCTAAAGGTGGTGCCGGATTGGGTTTCGTTGACATGGCTCGTAAATCTGGTGATTTGATCAATTTCGATTTTGAAGAAATTGACGAAAAATACTCTTATTTTACTTACCTTATTACGCTTGATCGTAACTCTATTCCTGAGCCCGATCTTACCCCTAAACCCAACACTGTATCTACAGTATAAGCATCAATTGATACTTGTTTGACCTGAACTCATGGCTTGCCAATGGTTTGGTTTTACAACAATTATGGGTTCAACCGATAATTTCTCCATTATTATTTTCCCTTCTTAAAACTTTTACAATCTTTGTAAATTATTGTTGGATAGGCTACTCAAGGAGTGGGCTGTTTGTAAAGCACACCATTGTTTAGCTACTAAACCTATATCATGAGTAACATCAAAATTACCTTGCCCGACGGGAGCGTGAGAGAGTACCCCGCTGGAACTACTGGACACGAGGTTGCCTTAAGCATAAGCGAAGGCTTGGCTCGTAATGTATTGACTGCCAAAGTAAATGGCGAAGTGTGGGAAAGTAGTCGTCCCATTCATGAAGACGCTACCGTAAGCTTATTGACGTGGAAAGATGAAGATGGAAAGCAAGCTTTTTGGCACTCCTCAGCCCACCTTTTGGCAGAAGCCGTAGAAGCATTGTACCCTGGAACCAAGTTTGGTATCGGCCCCTCTATAGAAAGCGGTGGTTTT containing:
- a CDS encoding SiaB family protein kinase translates to MLLDDLRNLRKTVASESILFSYRGEITQELMVYFLRIVDKKLIGSKESPLIRRRILNIMIESLQNAVKHARDWYNESEIEPENEAIFLLSRRDDKYLLINGNAVKNDVKPFIERKIENINSLSSDKQRKLFRNIIKYGVYGSKGGAGLGFVDMARKSGDLINFDFEEIDEKYSYFTYLITLDRNSIPEPDLTPKPNTVSTV